The proteins below are encoded in one region of Pan paniscus chromosome 4, NHGRI_mPanPan1-v2.0_pri, whole genome shotgun sequence:
- the HAND1 gene encoding heart- and neural crest derivatives-expressed protein 1 — protein MNLVGSYAHHHHHHHPHPAHPMLHEPFLFGPASRCHQERPYFQSWLLSPADAAPDFPAGGPPPAAAAAATAYGPDARPGQSPGRLEALGGRLGRRKGSGPKKERRRTESINSAFAELRECIPNVPADTKLSKIKTLRLATSYIAYLMDVLAKDAQSGDPEAFKAELKKADGGRESKRKRELQQHEGFPPALGPVEKRIKGRTGWPQQVWALELNQ, from the exons ATGAACCTCGTGGGCAGCTACgcacaccatcaccaccatcaccacccgcACCCTGCGCACCCCATGCTCCACGAACCCTTCCTCTTCGGTCCGGCCTCGCGCTGTCATCAGGAACGGCCCTACTTCCAGAGCTGGCTGCTGAGCCCGGCTGACGCTGCCCCGGACTTCCCTGCGGGCGGGCCGCCGCCCGCGGCCGCTGCAGCCGCCACCGCCTATGGTCCTGACGCCAGGCCTGGGCAGAGCCCCGGGCGGCTGGAGGCGCTTGGCGGCCGTCTTGGCCGGCGGAAGGGCTCAGGACCCAAGAAGGAGCGGAGACGCACGGAGAGCATTAACAGCGCATTCGCGGAGCTGCGCGAGTGCATCCCCAACGTGCCGGCCGACACCAAGCTCTCCAAGATCAAGACTCTGCGCCTAGCCACCAGCTACATCGCCTACCTGATGGACGTGCTGGCCAAGGATGCACAGTCTGGCGATCCCGAGGCCTTCAAGGCTGAACTCAAGAAGGCGGATGGCGGCCGTGAGAGCAAGCGGAAAAGGGAGCTG CAGCAGCACGAAGGTTTTCCTCCTGCCCTGGGCCCAGTCGAGAAGAGGATTAAAGGACGCACCGGCTGGCCGCAGCAAGTCTGGGCGCTGGAGTTAAACCAGTGA